Proteins from a genomic interval of Candidatus Lernaella stagnicola:
- a CDS encoding alkaline phosphatase family protein: MGRILVLGIDGAEPSLLFRWAEDGHLPHFQRWLETSSHGPLRSTIHPLTPQAWTSMITGVNPGRHGIFDFGKRAAGRYDVELVTSRDRRAPAFWQFLPEGAQVGVANVPLTWPPEPLPGFMVTGMHTPSLPEGVWPPEILAQLGDGYQIDAMIHWYDRPEPFLRDVFAMLSARHQAFLRLWEAHALDVGFFVYVAADRVQHALWGEMEEQHIEHPGQAGDLGDAVFRTYLELDRCLGEWLERLGPEDHLMVVSDHGFGSLRRDVYLNRVLIDAGLLRFDPDKVRAYQPPPEPENPDRKHAWVKENMPPAQDGIDDDQLLALGLGDPRKLTFATVDWSCTVAYAAGLCGNVWLNLAGREPEGIVDEDEAPRVREQIKAALLAVVDPEDGRPVVDAVLEKEDIYHGEAMADAPDLLVMMRDYAYTTRGATEFWGRTPVGPVVVGHTGNHRLHGVFAAAGPKVAPGRFDDADILDVLPTLFHLAGWPVPADLDGLVLVDSLRPEHRDVAVGPPTPQVTTDPADVSERQRQIIVQRLKDLGYLG; the protein is encoded by the coding sequence TTGGGACGCATCCTCGTGCTGGGCATCGACGGCGCCGAACCGTCACTTTTGTTTCGTTGGGCCGAAGATGGTCACTTGCCGCATTTTCAACGGTGGCTGGAGACGTCGTCCCACGGGCCGCTGCGCAGTACGATTCATCCGCTGACCCCGCAAGCGTGGACGAGCATGATCACCGGCGTGAACCCCGGTCGGCACGGCATATTCGATTTCGGGAAACGTGCCGCGGGCCGGTACGACGTGGAATTGGTGACCAGCCGCGACCGCCGCGCGCCGGCCTTCTGGCAGTTCCTACCCGAAGGCGCGCAAGTGGGTGTGGCGAATGTGCCGCTCACCTGGCCGCCGGAACCGTTGCCGGGGTTTATGGTCACGGGCATGCACACACCGTCGCTGCCGGAGGGCGTGTGGCCGCCGGAGATCCTCGCCCAACTGGGTGACGGCTACCAAATCGACGCCATGATTCATTGGTACGACCGACCCGAGCCCTTCCTGCGCGACGTGTTCGCCATGCTCAGCGCCCGCCACCAAGCCTTTTTGCGTTTGTGGGAGGCGCACGCGCTGGACGTGGGCTTTTTCGTGTACGTCGCCGCCGACCGCGTGCAGCATGCCTTGTGGGGCGAGATGGAGGAGCAGCATATCGAGCACCCGGGGCAGGCCGGCGACTTGGGCGACGCGGTTTTCCGCACGTATCTTGAACTCGACCGCTGCCTGGGGGAATGGCTCGAACGCCTGGGGCCGGAGGATCACCTGATGGTGGTCAGCGATCACGGTTTCGGCAGCCTGCGGCGCGATGTCTATCTGAATCGCGTTTTGATCGACGCCGGGCTGCTGCGCTTCGACCCGGATAAGGTTCGCGCGTATCAGCCGCCGCCGGAGCCGGAGAATCCCGACCGCAAGCACGCCTGGGTGAAGGAAAACATGCCGCCGGCGCAGGACGGCATCGACGACGATCAACTTCTCGCGTTGGGATTGGGCGATCCGCGCAAGCTCACTTTTGCCACCGTCGATTGGTCGTGCACGGTCGCGTACGCCGCCGGTTTGTGCGGCAACGTGTGGCTTAATCTGGCGGGCCGGGAACCCGAGGGCATCGTCGACGAGGATGAAGCGCCGCGGGTGCGGGAGCAGATCAAAGCGGCCCTGCTGGCGGTGGTCGATCCGGAGGACGGCCGGCCGGTTGTCGATGCGGTGCTCGAGAAAGAAGACATTTACCACGGCGAGGCGATGGCCGACGCGCCGGACCTGTTGGTCATGATGCGTGATTACGCCTACACCACGCGCGGCGCCACGGAATTTTGGGGTCGCACGCCGGTGGGGCCGGTGGTTGTCGGCCACACGGGAAACCACCGCCTGCACGGCGTGTTCGCGGCGGCCGGCCCCAAGGTGGCCCCGGGCAGGTTCGACGACGCCGACATTCTGGATGTACTGCCGACATTGTTTCACCTAGCCGGATGGCCGGTGCCCGCCGATTTGGATGGGTTGGTTTTGGTCGATTCATTGCGGCCCGAGCATCGCGACGTCGCCGTGGGTCCGCCGACACCGCAGGTGACGACTGACCCGGCCGACGTCAGCGAACGGCAGCGGCAGATAATCGTTCAGCGGCTGAAGGATCTGGGTTATCTGGGCTGA
- a CDS encoding rhodanese-like domain-containing protein, whose translation MKKLFLLLLVAMMAAAIGCSNSSAIRDASLEEFHAALASDDTLVVDVRVGLELGGDLIFLKDAKQIPLTTLEVNLQKIPKERNIYVVGAKPEQATKAANILTKAGYPFVFRVNGTLTDYATKFDAEGRKYLK comes from the coding sequence ATGAAAAAGCTGTTCTTGCTATTGCTTGTCGCGATGATGGCGGCGGCGATCGGCTGCTCGAATTCCTCGGCCATCCGCGATGCGTCGCTTGAGGAGTTTCACGCCGCGCTGGCCAGTGACGACACGCTCGTCGTGGACGTACGCGTCGGCCTGGAACTGGGCGGCGACCTCATTTTCCTGAAAGACGCCAAGCAAATTCCGCTTACAACCTTGGAAGTCAACCTGCAGAAGATCCCGAAGGAACGGAACATCTACGTCGTGGGCGCTAAACCCGAGCAGGCCACCAAAGCCGCCAACATCTTGACTAAGGCGGGCTACCCCTTCGTCTTCCGCGTTAACGGCACCCTGACCGACTACGCCACGAAGTTCGATGCCGAAGGCCGCAAGTATTTGAAGTGA
- a CDS encoding ATP-dependent Clp protease proteolytic subunit, whose protein sequence is MIPFVVDREENQLAYDIYSHLLSQRIVFLAGEIDERKSDVVVAQLMYLNALDPQTDIKLYVNSPGGIVTGGMAIYDTMHSIDADVSTVCFGQAASMGALLLTAGTAGKRVAMPNARVMIHQPLGGAYGVATDVQIQTQEILRLKKRLNEILVYHTGQKYEKIAADTERDFYMGADEAKAYGIIDEVGQLKLP, encoded by the coding sequence ATGATACCTTTTGTTGTGGATCGTGAAGAGAACCAGCTTGCCTACGACATCTATTCCCATTTGCTCAGCCAGCGCATAGTGTTCCTGGCTGGCGAGATCGACGAGAGGAAATCGGACGTAGTCGTGGCGCAACTTATGTACCTCAACGCTTTGGACCCGCAGACGGACATCAAGCTCTACGTCAACAGTCCGGGCGGTATTGTGACCGGTGGCATGGCCATTTACGACACGATGCACTCGATCGATGCCGACGTATCGACCGTTTGCTTCGGTCAAGCCGCCAGCATGGGAGCGCTGCTGCTGACAGCGGGAACCGCCGGGAAACGAGTTGCCATGCCCAACGCGCGCGTGATGATCCACCAACCCTTGGGCGGCGCCTACGGCGTGGCCACCGACGTGCAAATCCAAACCCAGGAAATCCTGCGCCTGAAAAAACGGCTCAACGAAATCCTCGTGTATCACACCGGCCAGAAGTACGAAAAAATTGCCGCTGACACCGAGCGCGATTTTTACATGGGAGCCGATGAAGCCAAGGCTTACGGAATCATCGACGAAGTCGGGCAACTCAAACTCCCCTAA
- a CDS encoding penicillin acylase family protein, protein MRTRICMLVFLLVALLFLTSCAAALKWMAYRSDPRGPIIAGQIEVAALDSRVEVIRDKWAIPHIFAETEHDLMRAVGYVHAQDRLFEMDFFRRVATGRLAEVIGDRPLVTGLIYGATTSREQDIGMRILGFEHNAKLYLELAPPESVALLQAYADGVNAYLAAHHDDLPIEFGLIGYQPELWKPEDTIALQRFLGWMLSTNGVVELLRAASDKLLGYEQTELLLPTYSHPKAPRILPNYKFPRRKPSIPFDPTPLKPLAAENISLTTVYRMLGSVGNEATDASNNWAVAGSRTASGYPILANDPHLPHLAPGIFHLTHLSGAGYDVIGATFPGVPLIVLGHNRHVGWAATNNQGDVQDLYAHQVDPGRPERYKFNNTWEDFVTREETVYIKEGADRRAERVLVRVSRFGPVVTDMFARDRTKDVISLRWAGMDFMDSPTAFWELHRSKTPEERRIVADKYWKKKRGDDIAVMRRVNRDVTSCAEYYEAMSRYGTLRQNWVCADTSGHIGYAPMGFVPVRNRGDGRRIARAWRDEGRWIAWVPPEEIPQRMDPPSGYFVSANNATTDLDAYPYPWAYQYVAGYRAARIIELIEAQKPIDAAYIARMHTDVYSKLGEEFVPLFVEAGKGDDALTDAWLILERWDLKATADSAGAALFNVAFDELAKKMLADEMGPDLYRAYTSTHMTNGMLAAILRQKDSPFHDSVNSKQRETWEITYRRALSAAYAKLQQELGPDPALWQWGDVHMLTIAHPLGSQSALADSVNIGPVPHGGGNDTIWASFFRVGSGDFHTTAGPAYRHIVDMKNPAYSWLVLDTGNWGRPLTDYYDDQYELWRRGEYALGLMDRGDIEEHVMGVLVLEPAKLP, encoded by the coding sequence ATGCGTACTCGTATCTGCATGCTCGTCTTTTTGCTCGTGGCTCTGCTTTTCCTGACTTCCTGCGCCGCCGCCCTGAAATGGATGGCCTACCGCAGCGACCCGCGCGGCCCTATCATCGCCGGCCAAATTGAAGTCGCCGCGCTCGACAGCCGCGTCGAAGTGATCCGCGATAAATGGGCCATTCCGCACATTTTTGCCGAAACCGAACACGATCTCATGCGCGCCGTCGGTTACGTGCACGCCCAAGATCGCCTCTTCGAAATGGACTTCTTCCGCCGCGTCGCCACCGGCCGCCTGGCCGAAGTTATCGGCGACCGGCCGCTCGTCACCGGATTGATCTACGGCGCGACGACCTCCCGCGAACAAGATATCGGCATGCGCATTCTCGGCTTCGAGCACAACGCGAAGCTGTATCTCGAATTGGCGCCGCCTGAGAGCGTCGCGCTGCTGCAGGCTTACGCCGACGGGGTCAACGCCTATCTGGCCGCTCACCATGACGACCTCCCGATCGAATTCGGCCTGATCGGTTACCAGCCCGAATTGTGGAAACCCGAAGACACAATCGCGCTCCAGCGTTTTCTCGGCTGGATGCTTTCGACCAACGGCGTAGTCGAGTTGCTGCGCGCCGCCTCGGACAAGCTCTTGGGTTACGAACAAACGGAGCTGCTTCTGCCAACTTATTCGCACCCGAAAGCGCCGCGCATTCTGCCGAATTACAAATTCCCGCGGCGCAAACCGTCGATCCCCTTCGATCCCACGCCGCTTAAACCTCTCGCGGCGGAAAACATTTCGTTGACCACCGTGTACCGCATGCTCGGCAGCGTCGGCAACGAAGCGACCGACGCCAGCAACAACTGGGCGGTCGCCGGATCGCGTACCGCCAGCGGATATCCCATTCTCGCCAACGACCCCCACCTGCCGCACCTCGCGCCGGGGATCTTCCACCTGACGCACCTTTCCGGCGCGGGCTACGACGTGATCGGCGCGACCTTCCCGGGCGTGCCGTTGATCGTGCTCGGCCACAACCGCCACGTCGGCTGGGCCGCCACCAACAACCAGGGCGACGTGCAGGACCTCTACGCGCACCAAGTCGACCCCGGACGTCCGGAGCGGTACAAGTTCAATAACACCTGGGAAGATTTCGTCACGCGCGAAGAAACCGTTTACATCAAAGAGGGTGCCGACCGCCGCGCCGAGCGGGTCCTGGTGCGCGTCAGCCGTTTCGGGCCGGTTGTCACCGACATGTTCGCACGCGATCGCACCAAAGACGTGATCAGCCTCCGATGGGCGGGGATGGATTTCATGGACTCCCCCACGGCCTTCTGGGAACTGCACCGCTCCAAAACACCGGAGGAACGGCGCATCGTCGCCGATAAATACTGGAAGAAAAAACGCGGCGACGACATCGCCGTCATGCGCCGCGTGAACCGTGACGTTACAAGCTGCGCCGAGTACTACGAAGCCATGAGCCGCTACGGTACGCTGCGCCAGAACTGGGTCTGCGCCGATACCAGTGGACACATCGGGTACGCGCCGATGGGCTTCGTCCCCGTTCGCAACCGCGGTGACGGACGGCGCATCGCCCGCGCTTGGCGCGACGAGGGACGCTGGATCGCCTGGGTTCCGCCCGAGGAAATTCCGCAACGGATGGACCCGCCGTCGGGTTACTTCGTCTCGGCCAACAACGCCACGACCGATTTGGATGCCTACCCCTACCCCTGGGCCTATCAATACGTCGCGGGGTACCGCGCCGCGCGGATCATCGAACTGATCGAGGCGCAAAAGCCGATCGACGCGGCCTACATCGCCCGCATGCACACCGACGTCTACAGTAAGCTTGGCGAGGAATTCGTGCCGCTGTTCGTCGAGGCCGGCAAGGGCGACGACGCGCTGACCGACGCCTGGCTGATCCTGGAACGCTGGGACCTCAAGGCCACCGCCGACAGCGCCGGGGCCGCGCTGTTCAACGTGGCCTTCGACGAACTCGCGAAAAAGATGCTGGCCGACGAAATGGGGCCGGATCTGTACCGCGCCTACACCTCTACGCACATGACTAACGGCATGCTGGCCGCGATTCTTCGCCAAAAGGACAGCCCCTTCCATGATTCGGTGAATAGCAAGCAGCGTGAGACTTGGGAGATCACCTACCGCCGCGCGCTGTCGGCCGCCTACGCGAAACTGCAGCAGGAACTGGGTCCGGACCCGGCCCTATGGCAGTGGGGCGACGTCCACATGCTGACCATCGCCCACCCGCTCGGCTCTCAGAGCGCGCTGGCTGACTCCGTGAATATCGGCCCCGTGCCGCACGGCGGCGGCAACGATACGATCTGGGCGTCGTTCTTCCGCGTCGGCTCGGGCGATTTCCACACGACCGCCGGCCCGGCCTATCGGCACATTGTCGACATGAAGAACCCGGCCTATTCGTGGCTGGTACTCGATACCGGCAACTGGGGTCGGCCGTTGACCGATTATTACGACGACCAATACGAACTCTGGCGCCGCGGCGAATACGCCCTCGGGTTGATGGATCGCGGCGACATCGAGGAACACGTGATGGGCGTGCTGGTGCTCGAACCGGCGAAGCTGCCCTGA